The following are from one region of the Oncorhynchus masou masou isolate Uvic2021 chromosome 24, UVic_Omas_1.1, whole genome shotgun sequence genome:
- the tex36 gene encoding testis-expressed protein 36 yields MMSQSEPLPPASSTEKYPKIFINTEQKNMGRVYPFSAHDNQAALQDTITVFDDGLGRKKCLDERRQHNSHFCLCHHGSVSGVGETRGDFSAYQTDYQDRQDTEGSSTSRRFPSNHLDRSTVAAAAQAGEHFMWFGRHDEDRPVPLEVLAATNYSSSSKPSRHSYHIRH; encoded by the exons ATGATGTCTCAGAGTGAACCACTACCTCCAGCATCCAGCACAGAGAAGTATCCCAAGATCTTCATCAACACAGAACAG AAAAACATGGGAAGGGTCTATCCATTCTCAGCCCATGATAACCAAGCTGCACTGCAAGATACCATCACCGTATTTGATGAT GGATTAGGCCGCAAGAAGTGCCTGGACGAGCGTAGACAACATAACTCCCACTTCTGCCTGTGCCACCATGGAAGTGTGAGTGGCGTGGGGGAGACGAGGGGAGACTTCTCAGCCTATCAGACAGACTACCAGGACCGCCAGGACACAGAGGGCTCCTCCACCAGCAGGCGTTTTCCCAGTAACCATCTTGACAGGTCCACTGTGGCAGCTGCTGCCCAGGCAGGAGAGCACTTTATGTGGTTCGGGAGGCATGATGAGGACCGTCCTGTGCCCCTTGAAGTGCTGGCAGCTACCAACTACTCCTCCTCATCCAAGCCGTCCAGACACTCCTACCATATCAGGCATTAG